A single region of the Yersinia entomophaga genome encodes:
- the ycaO gene encoding 30S ribosomal protein S12 methylthiotransferase accessory factor YcaO — translation MTQTFIPGKDAALEDSISRFQQKLSDLGFNIEEASWLNPVPHVWSVHIRDRDCPLCFTNGKGASKKAALASALGEYFERLSTNYFFADFYLGKEIANGEFVHYPNEKWFPIPADGSLPQGILDARLHAFYDPDKELNANDLVDLQSGNVERGICSLPFTRQSDLETVYIPMNIIGNLYVSNGMSAGNTANEARVQGLSEVFERYVKNRIIAESISLPEIPQEVLNRYPGVVEAIAKLEEEGFPILSYDASLGGAYPVICVVLFNPSNGTCFASFGAHPDFGVALERTVTELLQGRSLKDLDVFTAPTFDDEEVAEHTNLETHFIDSSGLISWDMFKQDADYPFVDWNFSGTTEEEFATLMAIFKQEDAEVYIADYEHLGVYACRILVPGMSDIYPAEDLLMANNTMGVHLRDTLLALPGTEWKPEQYLQLIEQLDDEGLDDFARVRELLGIASGKDNGWYTLRVGELKSMLALAGGDLEQALIWVEWTQDFNASVFTPEQANYYRCLQTLLLLTQEPDRDPAQYHGAFMKMYGQDAVDAASAALCGEVRFHGLFSIDPDLKALPAHQALLGAYEKLQAAKRRYWAKN, via the coding sequence ATGACGCAAACTTTTATCCCCGGCAAAGACGCTGCGCTGGAAGACTCCATTTCCCGTTTTCAGCAAAAACTGAGCGATCTCGGTTTTAATATTGAAGAAGCTTCCTGGCTCAATCCGGTTCCTCATGTTTGGTCAGTGCATATCCGCGATCGCGACTGTCCGCTGTGTTTTACCAACGGCAAAGGCGCGAGCAAAAAGGCCGCACTGGCCTCCGCTCTGGGTGAATATTTTGAGCGTTTATCAACTAACTATTTCTTCGCTGATTTTTATTTGGGTAAAGAAATCGCCAACGGTGAGTTCGTTCATTATCCCAATGAGAAGTGGTTCCCTATTCCGGCTGATGGCTCCCTGCCACAAGGCATTCTCGATGCCCGGCTGCACGCTTTTTATGACCCAGACAAAGAGCTAAATGCCAATGATCTGGTGGACTTACAGTCAGGTAACGTTGAGCGCGGAATCTGTTCCCTGCCCTTTACCCGTCAATCTGACCTGGAGACAGTATATATTCCTATGAATATCATAGGAAATCTTTATGTGTCTAATGGTATGTCTGCTGGTAATACCGCCAATGAAGCACGTGTCCAAGGTTTGTCAGAAGTTTTCGAACGCTATGTGAAAAACCGCATTATTGCGGAATCCATCAGCCTGCCCGAAATCCCGCAAGAGGTGCTGAACCGCTACCCTGGCGTAGTTGAAGCCATTGCAAAACTGGAAGAGGAAGGTTTCCCAATCCTTTCTTATGACGCCTCTTTGGGCGGCGCTTACCCGGTTATTTGCGTCGTCTTATTCAACCCTTCTAACGGAACTTGTTTTGCTTCATTCGGCGCGCATCCTGACTTCGGCGTAGCGCTGGAGCGCACCGTGACCGAATTGTTGCAAGGCCGCAGCCTGAAAGATTTGGATGTTTTCACCGCTCCAACCTTCGATGACGAAGAAGTGGCCGAACACACCAATCTGGAAACTCACTTTATCGATTCCAGCGGTTTAATTAGCTGGGATATGTTCAAGCAGGACGCAGACTATCCGTTCGTTGACTGGAATTTCAGCGGCACAACCGAAGAAGAATTCGCTACGCTGATGGCGATCTTCAAACAGGAAGATGCTGAAGTTTACATTGCAGATTATGAGCATTTGGGCGTTTACGCCTGCCGTATTCTGGTACCGGGTATGTCCGACATCTATCCGGCAGAAGATTTGCTGATGGCCAATAACACTATGGGCGTACATCTGCGTGACACTCTGCTGGCGTTGCCAGGCACCGAGTGGAAGCCAGAGCAGTATCTGCAATTGATCGAACAGCTGGACGACGAAGGTCTGGATGATTTTGCCCGCGTTCGTGAACTGCTGGGCATCGCCTCTGGGAAAGACAACGGCTGGTATACCCTGCGCGTTGGCGAGCTGAAATCCATGCTGGCGCTAGCCGGTGGTGATTTGGAGCAAGCGTTGATTTGGGTTGAGTGGACGCAGGATTTCAACGCCTCCGTATTTACTCCTGAACAGGCTAACTATTACCGTTGCCTGCAAACCTTGCTGCTGCTGACTCAAGAGCCGGATCGCGATCCTGCCCAATATCATGGCGCATTCATGAAAATGTACGGTCAAGATGCTGTGGATGCCGCTTCTGCCGCCCTTTGTGGCGAAGTTCGCTTCCACGGGCTGTTTAGCATCGATCCTGATTTGAAAGCATTACCGGCACATCAGGCGCTGTTGGGAGCCTATGAGAAGTTGCAAGCGGCCAAGCGTCGTTACTGGGCAAAAAACTAA